In the genome of Terribacillus sp. FSL K6-0262, one region contains:
- a CDS encoding Ig-like domain-containing protein, which translates to MRKRRNYDHKKNMQRKNKLRMAKRSSALLAATAIMVTPYVYDSEQKTLSKYTAEAANIAVLGNQTLSASYEGGILTLRIRGNQLANIGALSTYSPNFQLPEELASILQNPNIRNQTTISYSIPYAGIGGIALNNTGSVTGDRISVNTTTNSIGTSIRHTLGLSVSSPTTFTARINLANLGITKLPNAPDGTLDFRAVATDSLITTIDLLNSRGALASITTGISDTQPPAAPVIHAVNSEDRTVSGTAEANSRINITLPDGSTVTATADANGNWSAAISPQRPGGTISATATDAAGNRSAAGTITVTNADTESPAAPVINPVDSDDTTVSGTAEPGSAFRLP; encoded by the coding sequence ATGAGAAAAAGAAGAAACTATGATCACAAAAAGAATATGCAGCGAAAAAACAAGCTGCGAATGGCAAAGCGCTCCTCCGCCCTGCTTGCTGCAACGGCGATTATGGTGACCCCCTATGTCTATGATTCCGAGCAAAAGACTCTCAGTAAATATACGGCTGAAGCAGCGAATATCGCTGTACTAGGCAACCAGACACTAAGCGCAAGTTATGAAGGCGGTATTCTGACCCTCAGGATTCGCGGAAATCAGCTGGCTAATATAGGTGCATTAAGCACCTACTCTCCAAATTTCCAATTACCCGAAGAACTTGCGAGCATTCTGCAAAACCCGAATATACGAAACCAAACGACCATCAGCTATAGCATACCCTATGCCGGTATAGGAGGCATCGCCTTGAACAATACCGGATCTGTTACGGGCGATCGTATAAGTGTCAATACGACAACCAATTCCATTGGTACAAGTATTCGGCATACACTTGGGCTTTCTGTCTCCAGCCCCACTACCTTCACAGCCCGTATCAATCTAGCAAACTTAGGGATCACAAAATTACCGAATGCCCCAGATGGTACTTTGGACTTTCGGGCTGTGGCTACAGACTCCCTTATCACAACCATCGATTTGCTTAATAGCCGAGGTGCCCTTGCCTCCATTACAACAGGAATATCCGACACACAGCCGCCGGCAGCACCAGTTATCCACGCTGTCAATAGTGAAGATAGAACTGTCTCCGGAACTGCCGAAGCAAATAGCCGCATCAATATCACACTGCCAGATGGCTCCACTGTCACTGCCACAGCTGATGCCAACGGTAATTGGTCTGCCGCCATTTCCCCGCAGCGGCCCGGCGGCACCATTTCGGCTACAGCTACGGATGCTGCCGGTAACAGAAGTGCAGCTGGAACCATCACAGTTACTAACGCAGATACCGAGTCTCCTGCTGCACCGGTGATCAACCCCGTGGACAGCGATGATACAACTGTCTCCGGAACTGCCGAACCTGGATCAGCTTTTCGCCTTCCTTGA
- a CDS encoding aldose epimerase family protein gives MIKKNSLQNGWELFSVTNKNGMKMEVLNFGGIITSLEVPDKDGKLENIVLGYRDLGNYEDNPNYFGAIIGRVAGRIQNSRFEWNGKTYQLDANEGKHHLHGGPSGFHQVLWKVEPFEKNQASGLQLSYTSADGEGGYPGNLQVTVTYTLTDDDRLMILYEATSDETTPVTLTNHTYFNLSGNLKRNIAKQQVRLDSDKFTELDSELIATGRWLETAGTPFDLQSFKPLEDVFSAPHEQIRIAGEGIDHYFLFSDGEKPKAGLYDPESGRLMTIDSNQPGLVLYTGNGLDDKLELKERKSEKYLGICFETQAFPAALQHTGFPSIKLKPGETYRKETSFSFSAD, from the coding sequence ATGATAAAAAAGAATTCGCTGCAGAATGGATGGGAATTATTTTCGGTGACCAACAAAAATGGCATGAAAATGGAAGTGCTGAATTTCGGGGGCATCATCACTTCCTTGGAAGTCCCCGACAAGGATGGGAAGCTGGAAAATATCGTGCTCGGATATCGTGATCTGGGGAATTATGAAGATAATCCCAATTACTTCGGGGCTATCATCGGCCGGGTGGCAGGACGGATACAGAATTCCCGATTTGAATGGAACGGCAAGACATATCAGCTGGACGCAAACGAAGGCAAGCATCATCTTCATGGCGGGCCCAGCGGCTTTCATCAAGTCCTTTGGAAGGTGGAGCCCTTCGAAAAAAATCAAGCGAGCGGTCTGCAGCTCTCTTACACGAGTGCGGATGGTGAAGGCGGCTATCCCGGGAATTTGCAGGTGACAGTCACTTATACCCTTACAGATGATGACAGGCTGATGATCCTTTATGAAGCAACAAGTGATGAAACAACACCAGTCACGCTGACTAATCATACGTATTTCAATCTGAGCGGCAACTTGAAAAGAAACATTGCCAAGCAGCAAGTAAGGCTCGACAGCGACAAGTTTACGGAGTTGGACAGTGAACTGATCGCTACCGGCAGATGGCTTGAAACTGCTGGTACGCCTTTCGACTTACAATCTTTCAAGCCATTGGAGGATGTATTCAGCGCACCACATGAACAGATTCGCATTGCCGGGGAAGGTATCGATCATTATTTCTTATTCTCCGATGGGGAAAAGCCAAAGGCAGGTCTTTACGATCCGGAAAGCGGAAGACTTATGACCATCGACTCGAACCAGCCGGGTCTTGTTCTATATACGGGAAACGGCCTGGACGATAAGCTTGAATTAAAGGAACGCAAGTCGGAAAAGTATCTGGGGATTTGTTTTGAAACACAAGCTTTCCCTGCTGCTTTGCAGCATACCGGATTTCCAAGTATCAAATTAAAGCCCGGCGAAACATATAGGAAAGAAACCTCCTTTTCCTTTTCCGCCGATTGA
- the galT gene encoding UDP-glucose--hexose-1-phosphate uridylyltransferase encodes MIYSDIEALLELTCKEGLIKERDIIYVRNQVMHLLKMTTYPQHKILTSSGSVPDLLERIIDYAVKEGIIDHILDEKEMLAASIMDCFMPRPSTVQTLFDSYYRQSPEQATDYFYSLSKNSNYIQLNRIKKNISYKTHTEYGEMDITINLSKPEKDPEQIKRERLSKQDASYPACVLCKENEGYAGRIGYPARSNHRVIEMSLGDEKWLFQYSPYVYYDEHSIVLSEEHREMKINTDTFCRLLEFVDKFPHYFIGSNADLPIVGGSILSHDHYQAGRYTFAMTNAKERYTFPIQAHPDVRAAVLKWPMAVIRLQSSDKQKLIDAADSILAFWRDYDDEDALILSHTEDTPHNTITPIARMRDQQYEMDLVLRNNRTSATHPLGIFHPHADVHHIKKENIGLIEVMGLAVLPPRLKAELEAIGKYLAGEADEVDPAHEQWAQELRKTHGILHNKQYAEEVVQKELGRKFVRVLEDAGVFKDDAAFQRFITKLNQKVVPS; translated from the coding sequence ATGATTTATTCGGATATCGAAGCTTTATTGGAATTGACATGCAAGGAAGGTTTAATCAAAGAGCGCGACATCATCTATGTGCGCAATCAAGTGATGCATTTGCTGAAGATGACAACGTATCCGCAACATAAGATTTTGACGAGCTCCGGTTCGGTACCGGATCTGTTGGAGAGGATCATCGATTATGCAGTGAAGGAAGGGATCATCGACCATATCCTGGATGAGAAGGAGATGCTTGCAGCTTCCATCATGGATTGCTTCATGCCGCGCCCTTCCACTGTCCAAACCTTATTCGACAGCTACTATAGGCAATCACCTGAGCAGGCGACGGACTACTTCTACAGCCTGAGCAAGAACAGCAACTATATTCAATTGAATCGGATCAAAAAGAACATATCATACAAGACACATACGGAATATGGCGAGATGGACATCACCATCAACTTGTCCAAACCCGAGAAGGATCCGGAACAAATCAAGCGGGAGCGTTTATCCAAGCAGGATGCTTCCTATCCCGCATGTGTACTCTGCAAAGAAAATGAGGGCTATGCCGGCAGGATCGGCTACCCAGCTCGATCGAATCACCGCGTCATCGAGATGTCGCTGGGAGATGAAAAATGGCTGTTCCAATACTCGCCTTATGTTTATTACGATGAACACAGCATCGTTCTCTCGGAAGAACATAGGGAAATGAAAATAAATACGGATACTTTCTGCCGGCTGCTTGAATTCGTGGATAAGTTCCCCCACTACTTTATCGGATCGAATGCCGATTTACCGATTGTAGGCGGCTCCATCCTCTCCCACGATCATTATCAAGCAGGGCGTTATACCTTTGCCATGACGAATGCCAAGGAACGGTACACTTTCCCTATTCAAGCACACCCTGATGTGAGAGCTGCCGTACTCAAATGGCCGATGGCAGTCATTCGGCTCCAGTCAAGCGACAAACAGAAATTGATCGACGCTGCGGACAGTATCCTGGCATTTTGGCGTGATTACGATGATGAGGATGCGCTTATTTTATCGCATACAGAGGATACGCCCCATAATACAATCACTCCGATTGCCAGGATGCGAGATCAACAATATGAGATGGATTTGGTCCTCCGCAATAACCGGACATCAGCCACTCATCCATTAGGTATTTTCCACCCGCATGCAGATGTGCATCATATCAAGAAAGAGAACATCGGACTGATCGAAGTAATGGGGCTGGCAGTGCTTCCGCCGCGCCTTAAAGCGGAGCTGGAGGCGATCGGCAAATACCTTGCGGGAGAAGCAGATGAGGTAGATCCCGCACACGAGCAATGGGCCCAAGAGCTGCGTAAGACACACGGAATTTTGCATAATAAACAATATGCGGAAGAAGTCGTCCAAAAAGAGCTCGGCAGAAAATTTGTCCGTGTATTGGAAGATGCCGGTGTCTTCAAGGATGATGCCGCCTTCCAGCGCTTTATTACAAAACTAAATCAGAAAGTGGTGCCTTCATGA
- a CDS encoding galactokinase, which produces MTTVPNLTASFQEIFQTTKTPRQFFAPGRINLIGEHTDYNGGHVFPAAISYGTYALAAKRTDNLLRFYSMNFSESGIIERSLDDLIYRAEDDWANYPKGVLLYLQQAAGKITSGMDILFYGDIPNGAGLSSSASIELVTGVLADRMYDLGMDRVRLVHLGQRVENEYIGVNSGIMDQFSVGMSKQGHAILLDCSTLHYEHAPIDLSEHVILIANTNKQRTLAGSKYNERRSECEAALRDLQQELQIDSLGELTPHAFEQYCRLIKDPIHLKRARHAVYENSRTMEALKSLQKHDLAAFGELMNDSHRSLRDDYEVTGKELDTIVESAWAHEAVLGARMTGAGFGGCAIALVEKDRVDDVKKSIQEHYKNEIGYEATFYTATIGDGAKELA; this is translated from the coding sequence ATGACGACTGTCCCGAATTTGACGGCTTCATTCCAAGAAATCTTTCAAACCACCAAAACACCGCGGCAATTCTTTGCACCTGGCAGGATCAATCTGATAGGCGAGCACACCGATTATAACGGCGGCCATGTATTTCCAGCAGCCATCTCCTACGGCACCTATGCTTTAGCGGCAAAACGTACGGATAACTTACTTAGATTTTATAGCATGAACTTCTCTGAAAGCGGTATCATAGAACGATCTTTAGATGATCTCATCTACCGGGCGGAAGATGATTGGGCGAATTATCCGAAAGGTGTACTGCTTTATCTGCAGCAGGCCGCCGGGAAAATAACTTCCGGAATGGATATCCTTTTCTATGGTGATATACCGAACGGCGCCGGTCTTTCCTCTTCCGCTTCCATCGAGCTGGTCACCGGTGTATTAGCAGATCGAATGTATGATCTTGGGATGGATAGGGTTCGGCTCGTTCACCTGGGGCAACGTGTGGAAAACGAATATATCGGCGTCAACAGCGGTATCATGGATCAATTTTCCGTGGGGATGAGCAAGCAAGGACACGCCATCCTGCTGGACTGCAGCACATTGCATTATGAGCATGCTCCCATCGATCTGTCCGAGCATGTCATCTTGATTGCCAATACGAATAAGCAGCGTACATTGGCCGGCTCCAAATATAATGAACGCCGTTCGGAATGTGAAGCAGCCCTGAGGGATCTGCAGCAAGAATTGCAGATTGACAGCCTTGGGGAACTCACACCGCATGCCTTCGAACAGTACTGCAGATTAATCAAGGATCCCATCCATCTCAAACGCGCACGTCATGCTGTGTACGAGAACAGCCGGACGATGGAAGCCTTGAAAAGTCTTCAAAAGCATGACTTGGCTGCATTCGGGGAATTGATGAATGATTCGCATCGATCATTGCGGGATGATTATGAAGTAACCGGAAAGGAACTCGATACTATCGTGGAGTCGGCCTGGGCGCATGAGGCAGTCCTCGGGGCGCGGATGACAGGAGCAGGATTCGGCGGATGTGCCATTGCCCTTGTGGAAAAGGATAGAGTGGATGATGTGAAGAAAAGCATCCAGGAGCATTATAAAAATGAAATCGGATATGAGGCAACCTTCTATACCGCAACCATCGGCGATGGCGCAAAGGAATTAGCATAA